In the genome of Ptychodera flava strain L36383 chromosome 13, AS_Pfla_20210202, whole genome shotgun sequence, one region contains:
- the LOC139147599 gene encoding DNA replication complex GINS protein PSF3-like: MSSYGNAYTRYGNNADNYFNIDDILATQEKIPCKVEQSILRLGFLDSSSDTRDIQPGTKLDLPFWLASSLCTRRRRIVSVDMPKCYKDGSREILKADANVVDLHKTGPYYYAFGTKLLHFDNPEVRDIAESLLQTFISRFRKIMDSAQNAYNEDTTHLTSKLDESERSVFKAGQQGLNDFQRWQKGQTMKITTSEMVANYRKRKRAAMEDDG; the protein is encoded by the exons ATGTCATCGTACGGTAATGCATACACTCGGTACGGAAACAACGCGGACAATTATTTCAATATAGATGATATCCTTGCGACACAGGAAAAAATACCTTGTAAAGTGGAACAGTCGATCTTGCGACTTGGATTTTTAGATTCAAGTTCGGACACCAGAGACATTCAACCTGGTACCAAGCTCGACTTGCCCTTCTGGTTAGCATCTTCCTTGTGCACCAGGAGGCGAAGGATTGTTAGCGTCGACATGCCCAAATGTTATAAGGACGGTTCCAGGGAAATTCTCAAGGCCGATGCCAATGTTGTCGACTTGCACAAAACAGGGCCTTATTATTATGCATTTGGAACGAAGTTGCTGCACTTTGATAACCCGGAAGTGCGCGATATTGCAGAATCGTTATTGCAG ACATTCATTTCCCGGTTTCGGAAAATAATGGACTCTGCGCAGAATGCCTACAATGAAGACACAACACACCTGACGTCAAAGCTGGATGAGAGTGAGAGGTCAGTCTTCAAGGCCGGTCAGCAGGGACTCAATGACTTTCAGCGCTGGCAGAAAGGACAGACCATGAAAATAACCACTTCCGAAATGGTGGCCAACTACCGGAAGCGAAAACGTGCTGCGATGGAAGATGATGGATAA